A single genomic interval of Microbacterium hydrocarbonoxydans harbors:
- a CDS encoding carbohydrate ABC transporter permease translates to MRSHRWFTPWLLLGPAVIWVLVFALWPFLNTVFLSFTDARPLRTPEFVGGANYERMFGDEMFWNALTTCIIYVVVCVPLLTILPLLLALLVQKKLPGIAFFRTTFYFPVIASVVVVALIWTWLFDSRGIINQTLEFLGLVDKPMAFLVDRWLLLGCAILLTVWKGLGYYMVVYLAALGNVGKELHEAAMLDGAGSFRRFLSVTIPSVRGAMLLIAVLIAVSAMRVFAELDVLSKSTGGPGGYDMSLVMLIRQVGSGLNGNIGYASAISVALFLLTLIPLAAIAFMNREKKAKVSA, encoded by the coding sequence ATGAGATCGCACCGGTGGTTCACCCCGTGGCTCCTCCTCGGCCCCGCTGTCATCTGGGTGCTGGTGTTCGCGCTCTGGCCGTTCCTCAACACCGTGTTCCTGAGCTTCACCGACGCGCGCCCCCTGCGGACCCCCGAGTTCGTGGGCGGGGCGAACTACGAGCGGATGTTCGGGGACGAGATGTTCTGGAACGCGCTGACCACGTGCATCATCTACGTGGTGGTCTGCGTCCCGCTGCTCACGATCCTCCCGCTGCTGCTCGCCCTGCTCGTGCAGAAGAAGCTCCCCGGCATCGCGTTCTTCCGCACCACCTTCTACTTCCCGGTCATCGCCTCTGTGGTCGTGGTCGCCCTCATCTGGACGTGGCTGTTCGACAGCCGCGGCATCATCAACCAGACGCTCGAGTTCCTCGGACTCGTCGACAAGCCCATGGCGTTCCTCGTCGATCGCTGGCTGCTGCTCGGCTGCGCGATCCTGCTGACCGTGTGGAAGGGCCTCGGCTACTACATGGTCGTCTACCTGGCAGCCCTCGGGAACGTCGGCAAGGAGCTGCACGAGGCCGCGATGCTCGACGGCGCCGGATCCTTCCGTCGCTTCCTCTCGGTGACGATCCCCTCGGTGCGAGGCGCGATGCTCCTGATCGCCGTGCTCATCGCGGTGTCGGCCATGAGGGTGTTCGCCGAGCTCGACGTCCTCTCCAAGAGCACGGGCGGGCCGGGCGGCTACGACATGTCGCTGGTCATGCTGATCCGTCAGGTCGGCTCCGGACTCAACGGCAACATCGGCTATGCCTCGGCGATCAGCGTCGCCCTGTTCCTGCTCACCCTCATCCCGCTGGCCGCGATCGCCTTCATGAATCGCGAGAAGAAGGCGAAGGTCTCCGCATGA
- a CDS encoding GH116 family glycosyl-hydrolase — protein sequence MTRRAPGIPHTSQATAFPLGGIGTGNVSIGARGELRDWELENLPDKGRRNPHSFFAIHAAPAGGSPVTRVLEARLTGRHDADAGYAFDQLAGLPRLAGATLHGEYPVVDVDFDDDVLPVDVSLHAFTPLVPLDADASGIPTAVLRYRVTNPADVPMTVTIVGSVSHTAGRGTPGPDAPWGMRATQTVRWRDDGDVRGLDFGIDLPDDDPGYGTLSLTTTDAATTVKPQWVTSYWPDGARLFWDDLTADGLLQAEPRLTLEDRPRGLFAELDADPDAAPLTEEEMLAKLPRLRTGSLGLVHEIAPGESRDFEFVLSWGFPNRRRGWHGHIVFADPPGDEIVHNHYATLWPDAWAAARHLHANLDELERSTDAFVDALYGGSLDPVLADAIGANIAAARSTTGFVLDSPTPELGEGPVFAAWEGSFDHGGSCEGTCTHVWSYAQTLAWLFPTLERSARRAEYLLETDDEGAQKFRGNRIFGGPSWFMGPAVDGQLGTLLRLHREWRFSGDDAFLRELWPAASRTLDYAIREWDRDGDGLLDGEMHNTYDIEFHGAEPLANGVYLAALRAGARMARHLGETERATAWDRRADHVAAAIDETLWNGEYYRQVIDDPDAHRYQYGDGVLSDQLLGQFHAYLNGLGSILPAERVESALTAIVAHNFRDDLTAHESTQRVYALNDEAGLLLASWPHGGRPSIPFVYSDEVWTGVEHQVAASLLFAGRTEEALRIERAVRSRYDGTHRNPWNEIECGNHYARSLASWALLLGASGAQWDAPTGVLSFAPASEGAFRSLFTTGTGWGRVEIDGDCLTLRLDGGTLDVDDLQLRGRSLGRGIRLRAGETQLFPPDTTTTIRPTSTTRTSEEAS from the coding sequence AACCTGCCGGACAAGGGCAGACGGAACCCGCACTCGTTCTTCGCGATCCATGCCGCCCCCGCCGGGGGCTCGCCCGTGACGCGCGTGCTCGAGGCCCGCCTGACCGGGCGTCACGACGCGGATGCGGGGTACGCCTTCGACCAGCTCGCCGGGCTCCCTCGTCTCGCCGGGGCGACCCTGCACGGCGAGTACCCCGTGGTCGACGTCGACTTCGACGACGACGTGCTTCCCGTCGACGTCTCGCTGCACGCGTTCACTCCGCTGGTGCCGCTCGACGCCGACGCATCCGGCATCCCCACCGCGGTGCTGCGCTACCGCGTCACCAATCCCGCCGACGTGCCGATGACGGTCACGATCGTCGGGAGCGTCTCGCACACGGCCGGTCGAGGGACGCCCGGCCCTGACGCGCCGTGGGGGATGCGCGCGACCCAGACGGTGCGCTGGCGCGACGACGGTGACGTGCGCGGCCTCGACTTCGGCATCGACCTGCCCGACGACGACCCCGGCTACGGCACGCTCAGCCTCACCACGACGGATGCCGCGACCACCGTCAAGCCCCAGTGGGTGACCAGCTACTGGCCGGACGGGGCTCGCCTGTTCTGGGACGACCTCACAGCCGACGGCCTGCTGCAGGCGGAGCCGCGACTGACTCTCGAGGACCGCCCGCGCGGGCTGTTCGCCGAGCTCGATGCAGACCCGGACGCCGCCCCGCTGACCGAGGAGGAGATGCTCGCGAAGCTCCCGCGACTGCGCACCGGATCGCTCGGGCTCGTGCACGAGATCGCGCCGGGGGAGAGCCGGGACTTCGAGTTCGTGCTGTCCTGGGGCTTCCCGAACCGGCGGCGCGGATGGCACGGGCACATCGTGTTCGCCGACCCGCCGGGCGACGAGATCGTCCACAACCACTACGCGACGCTCTGGCCGGATGCCTGGGCCGCCGCGCGGCACCTGCATGCGAACCTCGACGAGCTCGAGCGCTCGACGGATGCATTCGTGGACGCCCTCTACGGGGGGAGTCTGGATCCGGTGCTCGCGGATGCGATCGGCGCGAACATCGCCGCGGCGCGCTCGACCACCGGCTTCGTCCTCGATTCGCCCACGCCCGAGCTCGGAGAAGGACCGGTGTTCGCCGCCTGGGAAGGATCCTTCGACCACGGCGGGTCCTGCGAGGGCACCTGCACGCACGTGTGGTCGTACGCGCAGACGCTCGCGTGGCTCTTCCCCACGCTCGAGCGCAGCGCGCGGCGGGCCGAGTACCTGCTGGAGACCGACGACGAGGGCGCGCAGAAGTTCCGCGGCAACCGCATCTTCGGCGGGCCGTCGTGGTTCATGGGCCCCGCCGTCGACGGGCAGCTCGGCACCCTGCTGCGACTGCATCGCGAATGGCGGTTCAGCGGCGACGACGCGTTCCTGCGCGAGCTCTGGCCCGCTGCCTCCCGCACGCTCGACTACGCGATCCGCGAGTGGGACCGCGACGGTGACGGGCTGCTCGACGGCGAGATGCACAACACCTACGACATCGAGTTCCACGGCGCGGAGCCCCTCGCGAACGGCGTGTACCTCGCCGCTCTCCGGGCCGGGGCGCGGATGGCGCGCCATCTCGGTGAGACGGAACGCGCGACGGCGTGGGATCGGCGGGCCGACCACGTCGCCGCCGCGATCGACGAGACGCTGTGGAACGGCGAGTACTACCGGCAGGTCATCGACGACCCTGATGCGCACCGTTACCAGTACGGCGACGGCGTGCTCTCCGACCAGCTGCTCGGGCAGTTCCACGCGTACCTCAACGGGCTCGGCAGCATCCTTCCCGCCGAGCGCGTCGAGTCCGCGCTGACGGCGATCGTCGCGCACAACTTCCGAGATGACCTCACCGCCCACGAGAGCACGCAGCGCGTCTACGCGCTGAACGACGAGGCCGGGCTCCTGCTCGCCTCCTGGCCGCACGGCGGGCGTCCGAGCATCCCGTTCGTCTACTCCGACGAGGTGTGGACGGGGGTGGAGCACCAGGTCGCCGCCTCTCTGCTGTTCGCCGGGCGGACGGAGGAGGCGCTGCGCATCGAACGTGCCGTGCGATCCCGATACGACGGGACCCACCGCAACCCCTGGAACGAGATCGAGTGCGGCAATCACTACGCGCGCTCCCTCGCCTCCTGGGCGCTGCTGCTCGGCGCGAGCGGTGCGCAGTGGGATGCACCGACCGGCGTCCTCTCCTTCGCCCCGGCATCCGAGGGCGCCTTCCGCAGTCTGTTCACCACGGGCACGGGGTGGGGGCGCGTCGAGATCGATGGCGACTGCCTGACGCTCCGTCTCGACGGCGGCACGCTCGACGTCGACGACCTCCAGCTGCGCGGCCGGAGCCTCGGCCGCGGCATCCGACTCCGAGCGGGCGAGACGCAGCTCTTCCCGCCCGACACCACCACGACCATCCGACCGACCAGCACCACCCGCACCAGCGAAGAGGCATCATGA
- a CDS encoding carbohydrate ABC transporter permease has product MSTLTPPRIDDERRPDDQPAATTREPIFRRRGSGDFSKPTLGGLIGRYALLLLVLVLVIGPFLWQLSTSFKGPQENIYSFPPNLIPREPTLQNYATVAEIVPVYLYAWHSLLVSVGTVVSNVVLATFAGYALGCMRFRGKWIVMAILLSTLLFPGEVTVTSNFLTIRALGLADTLWGVFLPGAISAMNVLLVATACRMIPKDVLDAATVDGATTWQRIRHIVWPNIRGMVSVVAIFAFIGAWDDYLWPLIVLSDPAKYTLTVGMAYLNSSFSVDPRLIAAGTMIALVPIVIMFSFTQRFFFKGVQEGAIKG; this is encoded by the coding sequence ATGAGCACCCTGACTCCGCCCCGCATCGACGACGAGCGTCGCCCCGACGACCAGCCGGCTGCGACCACGCGCGAACCCATCTTCCGTCGCCGCGGCTCGGGAGACTTCAGCAAGCCCACACTCGGCGGTCTGATCGGCCGATACGCGCTGCTGCTGCTCGTGCTCGTGCTCGTCATCGGCCCGTTCCTGTGGCAGCTGTCGACGTCGTTCAAGGGCCCGCAGGAGAACATCTACTCCTTCCCGCCGAACCTCATTCCCCGCGAGCCGACGCTGCAGAACTACGCCACCGTCGCCGAGATCGTGCCGGTGTACCTCTACGCGTGGCACTCACTGCTCGTCTCGGTCGGCACGGTCGTCAGCAACGTCGTGCTCGCGACCTTCGCCGGCTACGCCCTCGGATGCATGCGGTTCCGCGGCAAGTGGATCGTCATGGCCATCCTCCTCTCGACCCTGCTGTTCCCAGGTGAGGTCACGGTGACGAGCAACTTCCTCACCATCCGCGCCCTCGGCCTCGCCGACACCCTGTGGGGCGTGTTCCTGCCCGGTGCGATCAGCGCCATGAACGTGCTGCTCGTCGCCACGGCGTGCCGGATGATCCCGAAGGACGTCCTGGATGCGGCGACGGTCGACGGGGCGACGACCTGGCAGCGCATCAGGCACATCGTGTGGCCGAACATCCGCGGCATGGTCTCCGTCGTCGCCATCTTCGCCTTCATCGGCGCGTGGGACGACTACCTCTGGCCGCTGATCGTGCTCTCGGATCCCGCGAAGTACACGCTGACCGTCGGCATGGCGTACCTCAACAGCAGCTTCTCGGTCGACCCGCGCCTGATCGCCGCCGGCACCATGATCGCCCTCGTGCCGATCGTCATCATGTTCTCCTTCACCCAGCGCTTCTTCTTCAAGGGCGTGCAGGAAGGCGCGATCAAGGGGTGA
- a CDS encoding GH92 family glycosyl hydrolase: MSTAHLTPADGPADPPSSRPRAGVLSGRVFAFSFDPAAGEQRVEVPGLTDVDITPQTVLHWAFYADGAAAALAPHAALAVTVDVRTGDVRGGEGTRLSGIGAVRDRYDVALTADTQFDARWSMPEQWNADTVALEPLQGGTATVEIVLGTDALAAHPNLPPVVTGFVQCVLEEQTASGEPRPVDRVDTRRGTHSGPRFSRGNTIPAVAVPHGFAFVTAATDASDTRWPYRPSIHDDPDGRRLEALQFSHQPSPWIGDRSVLQLMPFAGRPASERSTRRRWITPGSERARPHEYAVELNGGLSASMTAASHTAAFRVTATDPEATVGFVIDQPTDEGLLRWTSPDRFEGWLPEGTEDWGNAPRGYFAGVVRRPRSDAGADATDASRTHGMLDDDGRGRVAGHVSGRGSLEVRVAVSFLSVEQARRSLELEAPEDVTYDDLRSRAAAAWDRVLSRVSIPALPPSQAPFRRLADEEHRARIAAALHRMHLYPNTAAEESGTAAHPRPRFADVYTARLPFGEEMTSAPIVDGELVVNNGYWDTYRTEWPALALLDPALTGRLLDGQLAQYRRGGWMARWSAPGYVDSMVGTSSDQIFADAARWGVRFDRTAAFESGWRNACEPGPDALRGRKGIARGRFTGYIPLEVPEGMSWSIENAVSDAALGRFAAQLAEDAESESDAARFRSFARYFANRALSYRTLFDAESGFFRGRDSAGAFAEDFDPRVWGGDNVETNAWGMSVGIVHDGAGLAELHGGPEGLGRHLDALFAEPETADERFGGAYGTVIHEQREARALRSGMCAISNQPAHHIPFMYAFTDRPWRTGEIVHDLAGRLFAGAHIGQGFPGDEDNGEMSAWWLWAALGLYPLELASGVLRIGSPLFDDIRVQRGDGRSLRIRSRRSSDPAASVLQAAALNGVSLTSADLAVDALLVGTEDAELELVFGTDPATALESGVPARSEVVAWRPDLTAGGGGAIASASVAHADHAFDDGDPAGREGVALSAGEWIGWRFTEPRAVSDLTVTMAAEASSSHLRWEVERQDGGWTPAPVTQESDLPRDRTTPFTLAARVVTSAIRVRAEAEVTIRQLEVFDLG, from the coding sequence GTGAGCACCGCGCATCTCACGCCAGCCGACGGTCCGGCGGATCCTCCCTCGTCCCGGCCTCGTGCCGGCGTGCTCTCCGGTCGGGTCTTCGCCTTCTCCTTCGACCCCGCCGCCGGCGAGCAGCGGGTCGAGGTGCCGGGGCTGACAGACGTCGACATCACGCCGCAGACGGTGCTGCACTGGGCGTTCTATGCCGACGGCGCGGCGGCCGCCCTCGCTCCGCACGCGGCACTCGCCGTCACTGTCGATGTGCGGACGGGCGATGTGCGCGGCGGGGAGGGGACGAGACTGAGCGGCATCGGAGCCGTCCGCGATCGCTACGACGTCGCCCTCACCGCGGATACGCAGTTCGACGCCCGCTGGAGCATGCCCGAGCAGTGGAACGCCGACACCGTCGCACTCGAGCCGCTGCAGGGCGGCACGGCCACGGTCGAGATCGTCCTCGGCACGGACGCGCTGGCCGCGCATCCGAACCTCCCTCCCGTGGTCACCGGCTTCGTGCAGTGCGTCCTCGAAGAGCAGACGGCATCGGGCGAGCCTCGGCCGGTCGACCGCGTCGACACCCGCCGCGGCACGCACTCCGGGCCGAGGTTCTCGCGGGGCAACACGATCCCCGCGGTCGCGGTGCCGCACGGGTTCGCCTTCGTCACCGCGGCCACCGACGCCTCGGACACGCGCTGGCCGTATCGCCCGAGCATCCACGACGACCCCGACGGCAGACGGCTGGAGGCGCTGCAGTTCTCGCACCAGCCGAGTCCCTGGATCGGCGACCGCTCGGTGCTGCAGCTGATGCCCTTCGCGGGGCGGCCGGCGTCGGAGCGCTCGACGCGCCGTCGGTGGATCACCCCGGGGTCCGAGCGCGCGAGGCCGCACGAGTACGCGGTCGAGCTGAACGGCGGGCTGTCGGCCTCGATGACCGCGGCCTCGCACACCGCGGCGTTCCGCGTCACCGCGACGGATCCCGAGGCGACCGTCGGCTTCGTGATCGATCAGCCCACCGACGAGGGGCTGCTGCGGTGGACCTCTCCCGATCGCTTCGAGGGATGGCTGCCGGAGGGCACCGAGGACTGGGGCAACGCGCCCCGCGGCTACTTCGCGGGTGTCGTGCGCCGGCCTCGCAGTGATGCAGGTGCGGACGCGACGGATGCGTCCCGCACACACGGGATGCTCGACGACGACGGGCGCGGCCGCGTCGCCGGACACGTGAGCGGACGCGGTTCCCTCGAGGTGCGGGTCGCGGTGTCCTTCCTCTCCGTGGAGCAGGCCAGGCGCAGCCTGGAGCTCGAGGCACCGGAGGACGTGACATACGACGACCTCCGCTCCCGAGCCGCGGCGGCATGGGACCGGGTGCTGTCGCGCGTGAGCATCCCGGCGCTCCCCCCATCGCAGGCGCCGTTCCGGAGGCTGGCCGACGAGGAGCACCGAGCCAGGATCGCCGCCGCCCTCCATCGGATGCACCTGTATCCGAACACGGCGGCGGAGGAATCCGGCACCGCGGCGCACCCGCGCCCGCGCTTCGCGGACGTGTACACAGCTCGACTGCCGTTCGGTGAGGAGATGACCAGCGCGCCGATCGTCGACGGAGAGCTCGTCGTCAACAACGGCTACTGGGACACGTACCGCACCGAGTGGCCGGCGCTCGCCCTGCTCGATCCCGCACTGACCGGTCGACTGCTGGACGGTCAACTCGCGCAGTACCGCCGAGGCGGCTGGATGGCCCGATGGAGCGCCCCGGGCTACGTCGACAGCATGGTGGGCACCTCCAGCGACCAGATCTTCGCCGACGCCGCCCGCTGGGGGGTGCGCTTCGACCGCACCGCCGCCTTCGAGAGCGGATGGCGCAACGCCTGCGAACCGGGTCCGGATGCCCTGCGCGGTCGCAAAGGCATCGCCAGGGGTCGCTTCACGGGCTACATCCCGTTGGAGGTCCCCGAGGGGATGAGCTGGAGCATCGAGAACGCGGTGAGCGATGCCGCTCTCGGCCGGTTCGCCGCGCAGCTCGCCGAGGACGCGGAGTCGGAGTCGGATGCCGCGCGCTTCCGCTCGTTCGCGCGCTACTTCGCCAATCGCGCGCTGTCGTATCGCACGCTGTTCGACGCCGAGTCGGGCTTCTTCCGTGGCAGGGACTCGGCCGGGGCGTTCGCCGAGGACTTCGACCCGAGGGTCTGGGGCGGTGACAACGTCGAGACCAACGCCTGGGGCATGTCCGTGGGCATCGTGCACGACGGCGCGGGTCTTGCCGAGCTGCACGGCGGCCCTGAGGGTCTCGGTCGTCACCTCGACGCTCTGTTCGCGGAGCCCGAGACCGCCGACGAACGGTTCGGCGGCGCCTACGGCACCGTCATCCACGAGCAGCGCGAGGCGCGGGCGCTGCGCTCGGGCATGTGCGCCATCTCGAACCAGCCGGCACACCACATCCCCTTCATGTACGCGTTCACGGACCGGCCGTGGCGCACCGGCGAGATCGTGCACGACCTCGCCGGCCGCCTGTTCGCCGGTGCCCATATCGGCCAGGGCTTCCCCGGCGACGAGGACAACGGCGAGATGAGCGCCTGGTGGCTGTGGGCGGCCCTCGGCCTCTACCCGCTCGAGCTCGCCTCGGGAGTGCTGCGCATCGGCTCGCCCCTCTTCGACGACATCCGCGTGCAGCGGGGCGACGGCCGCTCGCTGCGGATCCGCTCGCGACGCAGCAGCGACCCGGCAGCATCCGTCCTGCAGGCCGCGGCACTGAACGGTGTCTCGCTGACCTCGGCCGACCTGGCCGTCGACGCCCTCCTCGTCGGGACGGAGGATGCCGAGCTCGAACTCGTGTTCGGCACCGATCCGGCGACCGCGCTCGAGTCGGGCGTCCCGGCGCGCTCGGAGGTCGTCGCCTGGCGACCCGATCTGACCGCGGGCGGGGGCGGCGCGATCGCATCCGCCTCTGTCGCGCACGCGGATCACGCCTTCGACGACGGCGATCCGGCCGGCCGTGAGGGAGTGGCACTCTCGGCGGGGGAATGGATCGGGTGGCGGTTCACCGAACCCCGCGCGGTGAGCGACCTGACCGTGACGATGGCCGCCGAGGCATCGTCATCGCATCTGCGGTGGGAGGTCGAGCGCCAGGACGGCGGCTGGACCCCTGCCCCGGTGACGCAGGAGAGCGACCTGCCCCGCGACCGTACGACGCCGTTCACCTTGGCCGCACGAGTCGTGACCTCGGCCATCCGCGTGCGGGCGGAGGCCGAGGTCACGATCCGTCAGCTCGAGGTCTTCGACCTCGGCTGA
- a CDS encoding fucose isomerase → MSTYTLPAQASRPASAPRTAYLIASGDLREAANTGGWPVQVELEAGVTGVFADLGWTVIRANDVDPETGHGFISSQRMGLEVFKNIPTDAPLIVAEAVWQYSHHVLAGLRTHEGPILTVANFAGDWPGLVGLLGLNAGLTKMNKPYSTIWSVDFTDDWFTAGIREWTETGSITHDASHVRPLPALPDSPEKALGEALAAELLAEKAIIGVFDEGCMGMYNAIFDDELLNGTGIYKERLSQSALYAEMLNVTEEEADAAYDWLIERGMTFRYGEDAVTELTREQVQWQLKMYIAALRIADDFGLDAVGIQYQQGLKDLVPASDLAEGILNSTERPPVTSRDGSRVLHEGRAFPHFNEADEGVAVDALVTDRVWRAMGLVPDNTLHDVRWGEDYDGQFVWVYEISGSVPASHLGGWQNAEGWRQGHVFFPAGGATINGVSKPGEIVLSRVFIADGILQADIFRASVVELPEEETQRRKDATNPEWPIAHVVLHGVSRDQFMARHKANHAQLVYAPDAETADKALIAKAAMFAGMGIRVNLVGDVNV, encoded by the coding sequence ATGAGCACCTACACCCTCCCGGCACAGGCATCCCGTCCGGCATCCGCACCCCGGACCGCCTACCTGATCGCATCCGGCGACCTCCGCGAGGCCGCGAACACCGGCGGCTGGCCGGTGCAGGTCGAACTCGAGGCGGGTGTCACCGGCGTCTTCGCCGACCTCGGCTGGACCGTGATCCGCGCCAACGACGTCGACCCCGAGACAGGGCACGGCTTCATCTCCAGTCAGCGCATGGGTCTCGAGGTCTTCAAGAACATCCCCACGGATGCCCCGCTGATCGTCGCCGAGGCCGTGTGGCAGTACTCGCACCACGTGCTCGCCGGACTCCGCACGCATGAGGGGCCGATCCTCACGGTCGCGAACTTCGCCGGGGACTGGCCGGGACTCGTCGGGCTCCTCGGGCTCAACGCGGGGCTGACGAAGATGAACAAGCCCTACTCGACGATCTGGTCGGTCGATTTCACGGACGACTGGTTCACCGCCGGCATCAGGGAGTGGACCGAGACCGGCTCGATCACGCATGACGCCTCGCACGTGCGCCCGCTGCCGGCACTGCCGGACAGCCCCGAGAAGGCGCTAGGGGAGGCGCTCGCCGCGGAGCTGCTCGCGGAGAAGGCCATCATCGGCGTGTTCGACGAGGGCTGCATGGGCATGTACAACGCCATCTTCGACGACGAGCTGCTCAACGGCACCGGCATCTACAAGGAGCGGTTGTCGCAGTCGGCTCTCTACGCCGAGATGCTGAACGTGACGGAGGAAGAGGCGGATGCCGCCTACGACTGGCTGATCGAGCGCGGCATGACGTTCCGCTACGGCGAGGATGCCGTGACCGAGCTGACCCGAGAGCAGGTGCAGTGGCAGCTGAAGATGTACATCGCGGCGCTGCGGATCGCCGACGACTTCGGCCTCGACGCCGTCGGCATCCAGTATCAGCAGGGCCTCAAGGACCTGGTGCCGGCATCGGACCTCGCCGAGGGCATCCTCAACTCGACGGAGCGGCCGCCGGTGACCTCGCGCGACGGCTCGCGGGTGCTGCACGAGGGTCGTGCCTTCCCGCACTTCAACGAGGCCGACGAGGGGGTCGCGGTCGACGCCCTGGTGACCGACCGCGTCTGGCGGGCGATGGGACTCGTGCCGGACAACACCCTCCACGACGTGCGCTGGGGCGAGGACTACGACGGGCAGTTCGTCTGGGTCTACGAGATCTCGGGCTCGGTGCCCGCCTCGCATCTCGGCGGGTGGCAGAACGCCGAGGGCTGGCGACAGGGCCACGTCTTCTTCCCCGCGGGAGGCGCCACGATCAACGGCGTCTCGAAGCCGGGCGAGATCGTGCTCTCGCGTGTGTTCATCGCCGACGGCATCCTGCAGGCCGACATCTTCCGCGCCTCCGTGGTCGAGCTGCCGGAAGAGGAGACGCAGCGACGCAAGGACGCCACGAACCCGGAGTGGCCGATCGCGCACGTCGTGCTGCACGGCGTCTCCCGCGACCAGTTCATGGCCAGGCACAAGGCGAATCACGCCCAGCTGGTCTACGCGCCCGACGCCGAGACCGCGGACAAGGCTCTGATCGCGAAGGCCGCGATGTTCGCCGGCATGGGGATCCGGGTCAACCTCGTCGGAGACGTGAACGTCTGA
- a CDS encoding endo-beta-N-acetylglucosaminidase H: protein MNQNVRNHRFRKGIAGLGALATAAAGLFVGTAGATADTTEPVDPQLAVYVEVNSNDLANVADYTLAESGEAAIDMAMIFAANINYDGEKAYLHFNERVTETLENAQTQIRPVQAKGTKVLLSVLGNHQGAGFANFSSFEEADAFAAQLEDAVDTYGLDGIDFDDEWTEYGANGTPQPNAQSFGWLATALRDRLGPDKIISLYAIGPTYTTTDFSLFDAAGVLDYAWNPYYPTYDAPTVPGLDDRGRLGAAAIDLSNTSAATAADFAERTVADGYGVYVAYNLTATDQSAYLSGITEALKGESTVYRAAPGDTTPPTVTIKSGAKYTKGDAEDGYKRISFGLHDEGQIDRLYVNGVLKDLTDDRWSDLNFVKSGAFGAVKGENTLQVLDVAGNTTEVSFVLTK from the coding sequence ATGAACCAGAACGTCAGGAATCACCGGTTCCGAAAGGGCATCGCCGGTCTCGGAGCGCTCGCCACCGCTGCTGCCGGCCTATTCGTCGGGACCGCGGGTGCCACCGCCGACACGACCGAGCCGGTCGATCCGCAGCTCGCGGTCTACGTGGAGGTGAACTCGAACGATTTAGCGAACGTCGCCGACTACACGCTCGCGGAGTCGGGCGAGGCCGCGATCGACATGGCGATGATCTTCGCCGCCAACATCAACTACGACGGCGAGAAGGCGTACCTGCACTTCAACGAGCGCGTCACCGAGACGCTCGAGAACGCCCAGACGCAGATCCGTCCGGTGCAGGCGAAGGGCACCAAGGTGCTGCTCTCGGTGCTCGGCAACCATCAGGGTGCCGGGTTCGCGAACTTCTCCTCCTTCGAGGAGGCCGACGCCTTCGCCGCCCAGCTCGAGGATGCCGTGGACACCTACGGTCTCGACGGCATCGACTTCGACGACGAGTGGACGGAATACGGGGCGAACGGCACGCCGCAGCCCAACGCGCAGTCGTTCGGATGGCTCGCGACGGCGCTGCGCGATCGGCTCGGACCAGACAAGATCATCAGCCTGTATGCGATCGGCCCCACATACACGACGACCGACTTCTCGCTGTTCGACGCGGCCGGCGTGCTCGACTACGCGTGGAACCCGTACTACCCGACCTATGACGCCCCGACGGTGCCGGGACTCGACGACAGGGGGCGGCTCGGCGCGGCCGCGATCGACCTCTCGAACACGAGCGCGGCGACGGCGGCGGACTTCGCCGAGCGCACCGTGGCCGACGGTTACGGCGTGTACGTGGCCTACAACCTGACGGCGACCGATCAGTCGGCGTACCTCTCGGGCATCACCGAGGCGTTGAAGGGGGAGTCGACCGTGTACCGGGCAGCGCCCGGCGACACGACGCCTCCGACGGTCACGATCAAGTCCGGCGCGAAGTACACCAAGGGCGACGCGGAGGACGGGTACAAGCGCATCAGCTTCGGACTGCACGACGAGGGGCAGATCGACCGGCTCTACGTCAACGGCGTCCTCAAGGACCTCACCGACGACCGGTGGAGCGACCTGAACTTCGTGAAGTCGGGCGCGTTCGGTGCCGTGAAGGGCGAGAACACGCTGCAGGTGCTCGACGTCGCCGGCAACACCACGGAGGTGTCGTTCGTCCTGACGAAGTGA